TGGAGATGGCCGGGCGGGTCGCGGATTACTTCGAGCTGGGTGAGCTCATGTGCCGGGATGCCCTGGAGCGCGAGGAATCGTGCGGCTGCCATTTTCGCGAGGAGTACCGCACGGAAGAGGGGGAATGTAAGCGCGACGACGAGCGCTTCTCGTTCGTGTCGGCGTGGGAATATGCCGGCCGGACCGGGGATGCCCGCCTGCACCGGGAGCCCCTTGAGTTCGACACCGTCCATCTCGCAACGCGGCAGTACAAATGAGCACGCGCAACGGATTGCGATCTTATTCGCTGAAGATCTGGCGTCAGGCGGGGCCCGATAAACCGGGGAATCTGGTGGACTACGCGGTCTCCGGAATTCACCCGGACATGTCGTTTCTCGAGATGTTGGACCAGCTCAACCAGGACATCGTGTGCGCCGGCGGTGAACCGGTGGCGTTCGATAGCGACTGCCGCGAAGGCATTTGTGGCACCTGCGGTATCGTCATCGACGGCCGACCTCACGGACCGCTGGTGAACGTCACCGCGTGCAATCTGCGTATGCGCGAGTTTCCCGACGGCGCCGCCATCGTTGCCGAACCGTTCCGCGCTAAAGCGTTCCCGATCGTCAAGGATTTGGTGATCGACCGGAGCGCCCTGGACCGCGTCATCCAGCACGGCGGCTACGTCTCGATCAACGTCGGCTCGGCCGCCGAGGCCAACCAGATGCCGATCCCGAAGGACATCGCCGAGCAGGCGATGGATTCGGCGGCCTGTATCGGTTGCGGCGCCTGCGTGGCCTCGTGTCCGAACGCGTCGGCGTCGTTGTTCGTCGGCGCCAAGATCCGGCAGATGATGCTCCTCCCGCAAGGTAAAGCCGAACGGACGCGCCGTGTCCTCGAAATGGTGCAACAGATGGACGCGGAAGGTTTCGGGGACTGCTCGAATCACGGCGAATGCGAGGCCGCTTGCCCGAAGGCCATTACGCTGGAAAACATCGCCACGATGCGCCGCGAGTACGTGCGCGCCGCGCTCAAGTCCGGGTGTTAGGGGGTTGTTGGGCGGTTACCTGCCTAAGTCCCCTAACACCCTGCGCGCTTTACCCGCCCGAATTCCCGGCTCGCCGCACCTGAACAGCCTTCCAATCTGCCCTCATTTCAAAGTCGGCTTTCCCGGCGTCCAGTTGCAGGGGGTGAGCTGCCCCGTCTGCAACGCGTCCAGCACGCGCAGGGTTTCGTCCACACTGCGCCCCACGGACAGGTCATTGACGTTCGCCCAGCGGATCACTCCCTCAGGGTCGACGATGAAGGTTGCGCGCAGGGCCACACCGGCATCCTTGTGCAGGATGCCCAGCGCGCTCGCCAGTTCGCGCTTCAGGTCGGCGAGCATCGGGAACGGGAGGTCGCGCAACTCGGGATGCTGCTGGCGCCAGGCCAGGTGGACGTAGTGCGTGTCCGTGCTCGCGCCGAGTACCTGCGCGCCGCGTTTGGC
The Candidatus Binatia bacterium genome window above contains:
- a CDS encoding succinate dehydrogenase/fumarate reductase iron-sulfur subunit, giving the protein MSTRNGLRSYSLKIWRQAGPDKPGNLVDYAVSGIHPDMSFLEMLDQLNQDIVCAGGEPVAFDSDCREGICGTCGIVIDGRPHGPLVNVTACNLRMREFPDGAAIVAEPFRAKAFPIVKDLVIDRSALDRVIQHGGYVSINVGSAAEANQMPIPKDIAEQAMDSAACIGCGACVASCPNASASLFVGAKIRQMMLLPQGKAERTRRVLEMVQQMDAEGFGDCSNHGECEAACPKAITLENIATMRREYVRAALKSGC
- a CDS encoding peroxiredoxin, which gives rise to MLTVRDKLPSFAMKATVSRDPGKEFADITNESYPGKWLVLFYWPMDFTFVCPTEIAEFGHRNADFAKRGAQVLGASTDTHYVHLAWRQQHPELRDLPFPMLADLKRELASALGILHKDAGVALRATFIVDPEGVIRWANVNDLSVGRSVDETLRVLDALQTGQLTPCNWTPGKPTLK